In one Spirosoma rigui genomic region, the following are encoded:
- a CDS encoding porin family protein, whose product MKRIVLACVAALVLLVAQTSFAQVQLGIRGGGNWGFVSKPAFLGSLTPTLYPSAGPTGAIFLDIPLSDRVSFRPEAAYIQKGFVVKQSLDVNLGGFSLPIGARMAYQSKNIDVPLLLKVNLSDGPVQPYLIAGPSVGYALDGRIRTRATALFSTQPYDVDLNYGGMLNRWDVSAVGGLGLSMDAGAGKFFIEGRYTHGFTRQVQVPIVNVDVRNRGIAASIGYSFPIGY is encoded by the coding sequence ATGAAACGAATTGTGCTTGCCTGTGTTGCCGCCCTGGTTCTTCTGGTTGCCCAAACATCTTTCGCCCAAGTCCAGCTTGGCATCCGGGGCGGGGGCAACTGGGGGTTTGTTTCGAAGCCTGCTTTTCTGGGTAGCCTGACGCCTACGCTCTATCCTTCGGCCGGTCCCACCGGCGCTATATTCCTTGATATTCCACTGAGCGACCGGGTTTCATTCCGCCCGGAAGCGGCTTACATACAAAAAGGATTTGTGGTTAAGCAAAGCCTCGATGTCAACCTGGGCGGCTTCAGCCTACCCATCGGTGCCCGGATGGCTTACCAGTCCAAGAACATCGATGTCCCGCTGCTGCTGAAGGTCAACCTGAGCGACGGTCCAGTTCAGCCTTACCTGATCGCCGGTCCATCCGTAGGGTACGCCCTCGACGGCCGCATCCGGACCCGGGCTACGGCGCTCTTCTCTACTCAGCCGTATGATGTCGACCTCAACTATGGCGGCATGCTGAATCGCTGGGACGTCAGCGCCGTTGGCGGATTGGGTCTATCTATGGATGCCGGAGCGGGTAAATTTTTCATCGAAGGTCGCTATACCCACGGGTTCACCCGGCAGGTGCAAGTACCAATCGTTAACGTCGACGTACGTAACCGGGGTATAGCCGCATCCATTGGCTATTCATTCCCGATCGGATATTAA
- a CDS encoding fatty acid desaturase: MATLTDFVRSTAPEPHRIRTRQILKAHPEIKKLIGQKNPTTVWVILACVTLMVGMAFLVRDQSWWVIVAAAWFIGAFPAHTLFVCIHEAAHNLIFRKPSANAWAAIFANLPTVFPTALTFKNFHIKHHAFQGVHELDADLPDWYEAKLIKHYAIGKAIWLLFYPIFQGIRTLRMKELAVFDKWVIANFVIQITFDVLIVTLFGWKALAFMVLCLFFSVGLHPLGARWAQEHFLTLDPQQETYSYYGPLNGPNLNVGFHNEHHDFPSIPWNKLPEIKKTAPEYYDSLKHHTSFVKLFFLFLFDQEISLYSRIVRKERGRVAVSDQSRPDLELVQAQAVSAETAA; this comes from the coding sequence ATGGCAACACTTACTGATTTTGTTAGGTCGACGGCCCCGGAGCCGCACCGTATTCGTACCCGACAAATCCTGAAAGCTCACCCCGAAATCAAAAAACTCATTGGTCAAAAGAACCCAACGACCGTGTGGGTCATTCTGGCCTGTGTGACACTCATGGTTGGCATGGCCTTCCTTGTCCGCGATCAATCCTGGTGGGTGATTGTGGCAGCAGCCTGGTTCATTGGGGCTTTTCCCGCTCATACGCTCTTCGTTTGCATTCACGAAGCAGCCCACAACCTCATTTTCCGCAAACCATCGGCCAACGCCTGGGCTGCAATTTTTGCGAACCTGCCCACCGTTTTTCCAACCGCGCTAACGTTTAAGAACTTCCACATCAAGCACCACGCGTTCCAGGGTGTGCACGAGCTGGACGCCGATCTTCCAGACTGGTATGAAGCTAAACTGATCAAGCACTACGCCATTGGCAAAGCCATCTGGCTGTTGTTTTATCCTATTTTTCAGGGCATCCGGACCCTGCGCATGAAGGAGTTGGCCGTTTTCGACAAGTGGGTGATTGCCAACTTTGTTATTCAAATCACGTTTGACGTACTGATCGTAACATTGTTCGGCTGGAAGGCACTGGCCTTTATGGTCTTGTGTCTGTTCTTTTCGGTTGGCCTGCATCCGCTGGGTGCACGCTGGGCGCAGGAGCATTTCCTGACCCTCGATCCCCAGCAGGAAACCTATAGCTACTACGGTCCGCTGAATGGCCCAAACCTGAACGTAGGCTTCCACAATGAGCACCACGACTTCCCGTCTATTCCCTGGAATAAACTGCCCGAGATCAAGAAAACGGCACCTGAGTATTATGATTCGCTGAAGCACCATACCTCCTTCGTGAAGCTGTTTTTCCTTTTCCTCTTCGATCAGGAGATTTCTCTTTACTCCCGCATTGTCCGCAAAGAACGTGGCCGGGTTGCGGTTTCCGATCAATCTCGGCCCGATTTGGAACTGGTTCAGGCGCAGGCTGTATCGGCTGAAACAGCCGCTTAA
- a CDS encoding cytochrome c biogenesis protein CcdA: MKSIVALVVWLLLPLATFAQLRKDPTTWSASLPKQPAKVGDVVTVRIQAAISGDWHIYSNDLNPDIGPLPTSFKFTTTDGLQRIGNPVPVGVEEKFEEVWNSKIRQFEGKAVFLQQVKVLKPNAELAGTVEYMACSSKDGTCLPPAEASFAVQIKASAAGGTDDAAVATLPKTTTAPDSTSTTSAQVTTPPAVASTDTVSANADAPAVSDAVAAPVQTLNETANEADGSLWGFIVAAFLSGLVALLTPCVFPIIPATVSFFTNQQGGQWKALLYGVFIVAIYVLIGTVVSRFNGPAFANFVSTHWLPNVLFFATFFVFGLSFLGLFEIVLPNSLINKADAQSEKGGIVGIFFMAFTLVLVSFSCTGPIVGSLLVASAGGEIIKPIIGMAAFSSAFAIPFTLFAAFPQWMKSLPRSGGWLNSVKVVLGFLEIALALKFLSVADQVYHWNLLDREVFLSLWIVIFALIGFYFLGKIRLPHDSETKVISVPRLLMAIATFAFVVYMVPGLWGAPLKALSGYLPPETSQDFSLQNATATTNTAQNQLTETPKYSNLFHMPRGLQGFFDYKQALAYAKKANKPVFIDFTGHGCVNCREMEARVWSDPAVLTRLQNDYVMLALYVDDKTELPEADWYTSTYDGKVKKTIGAQNADLQITKYNNNAQPHYCLVDSDGKLLVSPKNYDRSVDNFVAFLDAGKGKFGLLAVR, translated from the coding sequence ATGAAATCAATAGTTGCGCTCGTGGTCTGGCTACTGCTGCCGCTGGCTACGTTCGCTCAATTACGCAAAGACCCTACCACCTGGTCGGCCAGCTTGCCTAAGCAACCGGCTAAAGTTGGTGATGTGGTTACGGTACGTATTCAGGCAGCTATCTCCGGCGACTGGCACATTTACTCCAATGATCTCAATCCTGACATTGGCCCCCTGCCCACTAGCTTTAAATTCACCACCACCGATGGCCTGCAACGGATTGGTAATCCGGTACCGGTGGGCGTTGAAGAGAAATTCGAGGAGGTCTGGAACAGCAAGATTCGTCAGTTTGAGGGGAAAGCGGTGTTTCTTCAGCAGGTAAAGGTTCTTAAACCCAACGCTGAACTGGCAGGGACCGTAGAGTATATGGCCTGCTCCTCCAAAGACGGTACGTGTCTGCCACCCGCTGAAGCCAGCTTCGCGGTCCAGATCAAAGCCAGCGCGGCCGGTGGGACTGATGATGCCGCTGTTGCTACGTTACCCAAAACAACTACAGCTCCTGATTCTACCTCAACGACAAGCGCTCAGGTAACAACGCCCCCGGCTGTTGCGTCGACCGATACGGTCTCTGCCAATGCCGACGCTCCGGCTGTTTCCGACGCCGTGGCTGCTCCTGTTCAAACGCTCAACGAAACCGCTAATGAAGCCGACGGTTCCTTATGGGGCTTCATCGTAGCTGCGTTCCTGTCGGGGCTGGTCGCTTTGCTGACCCCCTGCGTATTTCCAATTATTCCGGCTACGGTGAGCTTCTTCACTAACCAGCAGGGAGGGCAGTGGAAAGCGCTGTTATACGGGGTGTTCATCGTCGCCATCTACGTATTGATTGGTACGGTTGTCTCACGGTTTAACGGCCCCGCTTTTGCTAACTTCGTTAGTACGCACTGGCTGCCCAACGTACTGTTCTTCGCTACGTTCTTCGTATTTGGCCTGTCATTTCTGGGCCTGTTCGAAATTGTCCTGCCTAACTCGCTCATCAACAAAGCCGATGCCCAATCGGAGAAGGGCGGTATTGTTGGTATCTTCTTCATGGCATTTACATTGGTGCTGGTGTCGTTTTCCTGCACGGGGCCAATTGTAGGTAGCTTGCTGGTTGCTTCGGCCGGTGGCGAGATTATCAAGCCAATCATCGGTATGGCGGCTTTTTCCTCTGCTTTTGCCATTCCGTTCACTCTGTTTGCCGCTTTTCCACAGTGGATGAAAAGTCTGCCCAGATCGGGCGGGTGGCTCAACTCGGTCAAAGTAGTACTGGGTTTTCTGGAGATTGCACTGGCCCTCAAATTCCTGAGTGTTGCCGATCAGGTATACCATTGGAATCTGCTCGACCGCGAAGTATTCCTGTCGCTCTGGATCGTTATTTTCGCCCTGATTGGTTTCTATTTCCTGGGTAAAATTCGGTTACCCCACGATAGCGAGACTAAGGTGATCAGCGTTCCCCGTCTGCTGATGGCCATTGCTACGTTCGCTTTTGTGGTCTACATGGTGCCCGGCCTTTGGGGGGCTCCGTTGAAAGCGCTGTCGGGCTACCTGCCCCCCGAAACCTCGCAGGACTTTAGTCTGCAAAACGCGACGGCTACTACCAACACTGCACAAAACCAGTTGACGGAGACCCCTAAGTACAGCAATCTGTTCCACATGCCCCGCGGGCTGCAGGGTTTCTTCGATTACAAACAGGCGCTGGCCTACGCTAAAAAAGCCAACAAGCCCGTATTCATCGACTTCACTGGTCACGGTTGCGTAAATTGCCGCGAAATGGAAGCCCGCGTCTGGTCGGACCCGGCAGTGCTCACACGCCTGCAAAACGATTATGTTATGCTGGCCCTGTACGTCGATGACAAGACCGAACTACCCGAAGCCGATTGGTACACATCGACGTATGATGGTAAGGTTAAGAAAACCATCGGTGCGCAGAACGCCGATCTGCAAATCACGAAATACAATAACAATGCTCAGCCGCATTACTGCCTCGTTGATAGTGACGGCAAACTGCTGGTATCGCCCAAAAACTACGACCGCAGCGTCGACAACTTCGTAGCCTTCCTGGATGCCGGTAAGGGCAAATTCGGTCTGCTGGCCGTTCGATAG
- a CDS encoding phytanoyl-CoA dioxygenase family protein: MHADTTQTTVVSELEAPYSLSADTVAFYRENGYVKLKQVLSPAVLNHYGPILTELVFRLNTLTKPMEERTTYERAFLQIMNLWQEDEQAREFVFSKRLAKIAVDLMGVEGVRLYHDQALYKEPSGGITPWHADQFYWPLSSPNTVTVWIPLQETPMEMGPLAFAEGSQHVEIGRDLEISDDSEAILAAELQKRNFPLNNTPFELGEVSYHAGWTFHRAGPNVSDRPRKVMTMIYMDKDQVITAPRNRFQAADHAKWLASVPVGSHPEDALNPVLYSY; this comes from the coding sequence ATGCACGCTGATACCACGCAAACTACAGTAGTTTCGGAACTGGAAGCGCCCTACTCGCTGAGTGCTGATACGGTCGCGTTCTATCGGGAAAATGGGTACGTCAAGCTAAAGCAGGTGCTGAGTCCGGCCGTGTTGAATCACTACGGCCCCATTCTTACTGAGCTTGTTTTTCGGCTCAATACGCTCACGAAACCTATGGAAGAGCGTACTACCTACGAACGGGCTTTTCTGCAGATCATGAATTTGTGGCAGGAAGATGAACAGGCCAGAGAATTTGTCTTTTCGAAGCGGCTGGCTAAAATCGCGGTCGACCTGATGGGTGTTGAAGGTGTTCGGCTGTATCACGATCAGGCCCTTTACAAAGAACCGTCGGGCGGGATCACGCCCTGGCATGCCGATCAATTTTACTGGCCACTGTCCTCACCCAATACCGTAACGGTTTGGATACCGCTTCAGGAAACGCCCATGGAAATGGGACCACTGGCGTTTGCCGAGGGAAGCCAGCACGTTGAAATTGGCCGGGACCTCGAAATCAGCGATGACAGTGAAGCCATACTAGCCGCCGAGTTGCAGAAACGAAATTTTCCGCTCAACAATACACCCTTCGAATTAGGTGAAGTGAGCTACCATGCCGGCTGGACGTTCCACCGCGCCGGCCCTAACGTATCGGACCGGCCCCGTAAGGTGATGACCATGATCTATATGGATAAAGACCAGGTCATCACGGCACCCCGAAATCGCTTTCAGGCGGCCGACCACGCCAAATGGCTGGCCAGTGTGCCCGTAGGGAGCCATCCGGAAGATGCACTGAACCCTGTATTATATAGCTATTGA
- a CDS encoding AraC family transcriptional regulator, which yields MTALFEKITINEQNSLLVRQFQMPYFDVPWHYHPEYELTYIVRGDGRRFVGDHVESFTAGDLILIGPDMPHFWRSDEEYYRPTSSLKAEWVVVQFPIAFGQDVLANLPEASAVTSLLHRARYGLRFSPAATAEVAQDIEQLTKESGLKQVLSILSILDQLANDRDAHLLASDGYQLAPGTAETERMKRVLEFILNNFRDEIRVEQIASVAGLAPAAFCRYFKKRTRKSFIEYLNEMRISHARKLLTNNDLSVGQAGIECGFNNVSHFHRQFKLHTGMTPLRYQTLSHKK from the coding sequence ATGACCGCTTTATTTGAAAAAATCACGATCAACGAGCAAAATTCACTGCTCGTGCGTCAGTTTCAAATGCCTTATTTCGATGTTCCCTGGCATTATCACCCGGAATATGAGCTCACCTACATTGTTCGGGGTGACGGGCGCCGGTTTGTGGGCGACCACGTCGAATCGTTCACCGCTGGCGATCTGATCCTGATCGGGCCGGATATGCCCCATTTCTGGCGAAGTGATGAGGAGTACTACCGTCCTACTTCGTCGTTGAAAGCCGAATGGGTCGTTGTCCAGTTTCCCATTGCGTTCGGTCAGGATGTGCTGGCTAACCTGCCCGAAGCCAGTGCCGTCACCTCGTTGCTACACCGGGCCCGCTACGGTCTTCGGTTTAGTCCGGCGGCAACCGCTGAAGTAGCGCAGGATATTGAGCAGTTAACGAAAGAAAGCGGTCTGAAACAGGTTTTGAGCATCTTGTCCATCCTCGACCAGCTGGCGAACGACCGCGACGCCCACCTGCTGGCCAGTGATGGTTACCAGCTGGCACCGGGCACGGCCGAAACGGAACGGATGAAACGCGTGCTGGAGTTTATCCTCAATAATTTCCGGGACGAGATCCGCGTGGAGCAGATTGCGTCGGTAGCCGGACTGGCTCCCGCAGCTTTCTGTCGGTATTTCAAGAAGCGTACCCGCAAGTCGTTTATCGAATACCTGAACGAAATGCGCATCAGCCACGCCCGCAAATTACTCACCAACAACGACTTGAGCGTTGGACAGGCGGGCATAGAGTGTGGCTTCAACAACGTATCGCATTTTCACCGGCAGTTCAAACTGCACACCGGTATGACACCCTTGCGTTACCAGACGTTGTCGCACAAGAAATAG
- a CDS encoding serine hydroxymethyltransferase produces MTTETTTTRDTQVFDLIAKEQHRQESGIELIASENFVSPAVMEAAGSVLTNKYAEGLPGKRYYGGCEVVDHVEQIAIDRAKELFGATWVNVQPHSGANANTAVFVACLHPGDTILGFDLSHGGHLTHGSSVNISGKYFRPTFYGVERETGVINYDIVAETAKRERPKMLICGASAYSRDWDYARLRAIADEVGALLLADVSHPAGLIAKGLLNDPLAHAHIVTTTTHKTLRGTRGGMIMMRNDFENPFGIKTPKGETRLMSSLLDSGVFPGTQGGPLEHIIAAKAVAFGEALTDDFYDYAVRVKANAQAMAKAFTDRGYSIISGGTDNHLMLIDLRSKGLTGKLAENTLIKADITINKNMVPFDDKSPMVTSGMRVGTAAMTTRGLNESDMEQIVVYIDRVLMNHNDEATLATVKEEINEWMKAFPLFKS; encoded by the coding sequence ATGACGACCGAAACCACCACCACCCGCGATACGCAGGTGTTTGACCTGATTGCCAAAGAACAGCACCGGCAGGAGTCGGGTATTGAGCTGATCGCTTCCGAAAACTTTGTATCACCCGCCGTCATGGAAGCGGCCGGGAGCGTTCTTACCAATAAATATGCCGAAGGCCTTCCCGGCAAACGCTACTACGGCGGTTGTGAGGTGGTCGATCATGTGGAGCAGATTGCCATTGACCGGGCCAAAGAACTGTTCGGCGCTACCTGGGTTAACGTGCAGCCCCACTCGGGAGCCAACGCCAATACCGCAGTATTCGTAGCCTGCCTCCATCCCGGCGACACAATTCTTGGTTTCGATCTGAGCCACGGTGGCCACCTGACCCACGGTTCGTCGGTGAACATCTCGGGTAAATATTTTCGCCCCACATTCTACGGTGTCGAGCGTGAAACGGGTGTGATCAACTACGATATAGTGGCCGAAACGGCGAAACGCGAGCGGCCCAAGATGCTCATCTGTGGCGCATCGGCCTACAGCCGTGATTGGGATTACGCCCGGCTGCGTGCCATTGCCGACGAGGTTGGTGCTCTGCTGCTCGCCGACGTGTCCCACCCGGCGGGTCTGATTGCCAAAGGTCTGTTGAACGATCCGCTGGCACATGCCCATATCGTGACCACCACCACCCACAAAACACTGCGGGGTACGCGGGGCGGTATGATCATGATGCGCAACGATTTCGAGAACCCATTCGGTATCAAAACGCCCAAAGGAGAAACCCGGCTGATGTCATCCCTGCTGGATTCGGGCGTGTTCCCCGGCACGCAGGGCGGTCCGCTGGAACACATTATTGCGGCTAAAGCGGTTGCCTTCGGCGAAGCCCTCACCGACGATTTCTACGACTACGCCGTTCGGGTGAAAGCCAACGCCCAGGCCATGGCCAAAGCCTTTACCGACCGTGGGTACTCAATCATTTCGGGTGGCACCGATAATCACCTGATGCTGATTGATTTGCGCAGCAAAGGGCTGACCGGCAAACTGGCCGAGAACACGCTGATCAAAGCCGATATCACGATCAACAAAAACATGGTACCCTTCGACGATAAGTCGCCGATGGTAACCTCGGGGATGCGGGTAGGAACGGCCGCAATGACGACGCGTGGTCTGAATGAATCGGACATGGAGCAAATCGTCGTATATATTGACCGGGTGCTGATGAACCACAATGACGAAGCGACCCTGGCTACCGTAAAAGAAGAAATCAACGAGTGGATGAAAGCATTTCCGCTCTTTAAAAGTTAA
- the tatC gene encoding twin-arginine translocase subunit TatC, whose protein sequence is MPLDQLTDEEIDQEGKEMSFLDHLEELRWHIIRAVGSIFLFAIIAFIFIEDIFRVVVMGPKNPDFWTYRMMCKLADATGYADLCVTKLNFELQSLGVSDQFTMAMTSSAIIGLCFAFPYAFWEVWRFIKPGLRNVEKQAARGAVFFVSLLFLLGLFFGYYIVSPLAINFLANFQITPEIKNQFDITSYIGILVTLSLGCALIFQMPMVAYVLSKVGVLTPKFMREYRKHAWIVILVVAGIITPSPDIYSQVLVALPLTLLYEVSILVSARIEKARLKAQRELMQS, encoded by the coding sequence ATGCCACTCGACCAACTGACTGACGAAGAAATTGATCAGGAAGGAAAAGAAATGTCCTTTTTAGATCATCTGGAAGAACTCCGCTGGCATATTATCCGCGCCGTGGGCTCCATATTCCTGTTTGCTATCATTGCCTTTATATTCATCGAGGATATTTTCAGAGTTGTTGTCATGGGTCCCAAGAACCCGGACTTCTGGACGTATCGGATGATGTGTAAGCTGGCTGATGCAACCGGATACGCCGATCTCTGTGTGACGAAACTCAACTTTGAACTGCAATCGCTGGGCGTATCGGACCAATTCACGATGGCCATGACGTCGTCGGCGATTATTGGTCTCTGTTTCGCTTTCCCGTATGCGTTCTGGGAAGTGTGGCGCTTTATTAAACCTGGCCTCCGGAACGTTGAGAAGCAGGCGGCACGGGGTGCGGTATTCTTTGTATCGTTGTTGTTCCTGCTTGGCTTGTTCTTCGGCTATTACATTGTGTCGCCCTTAGCGATCAACTTCCTGGCCAATTTCCAGATTACGCCCGAGATCAAAAACCAGTTCGATATCACCTCTTACATTGGCATCCTCGTGACGCTCTCATTGGGTTGCGCGCTCATTTTCCAGATGCCGATGGTAGCTTATGTGCTTTCCAAAGTGGGGGTGCTAACCCCTAAGTTCATGCGTGAGTACCGTAAACACGCCTGGATTGTAATCCTGGTGGTAGCCGGTATCATCACCCCATCGCCCGATATTTATAGCCAGGTGCTGGTTGCGTTGCCCCTGACACTCCTGTATGAAGTGAGTATTCTGGTGTCGGCCCGGATTGAGAAAGCCCGGCTTAAAGCACAACGCGAACTGATGCAGTCCTAA
- a CDS encoding DUF58 domain-containing protein: MKLFRALFVANRLWFVLAVFVLLFVAAYAFPVLFPLVQIGFIVFLVLIGLDIWLLFRRKDTQAGPNGSYGQAGADAFFARRDVPDRLSNGDENPLSIYLENRYPFQTDVEVIDEIPFQFQRRDILFRARIGPRQTQVIQYELRPTRRGEYSFGTVNVFVRSPLGLVKRRYQFEQGKLVAVYPSFLQMRQYELLAATNRLSEVGMKRIRRLGHSMEFEQVRPYTTGDDVRTVNWKATARRSDPRGASLQINAYQDERSQPVYCLIDKGRVMQSPFEGLTLLDYAINASLVLSNIALLKQDRAGILTFSDHIGQILPADRRSGQLLKILELLYRQRTRFLETDYESLYAGVRTRIRQRSLLLLFTNFETVNALHRQLPYLRRLANDHLLLVIFFENTELRSLLERPATDTEQVYMKTIGEKFAFEKKQIVKELTQYGIQTILTTPQNLTANTINKYLELKARGMI; encoded by the coding sequence ATGAAGTTATTCCGTGCGCTATTTGTGGCTAACCGCCTGTGGTTTGTGCTTGCCGTGTTCGTCTTGCTGTTCGTGGCAGCTTATGCGTTTCCGGTGCTCTTTCCATTGGTTCAAATTGGTTTTATCGTGTTTCTCGTCCTGATCGGACTGGATATCTGGTTGCTATTCAGACGAAAGGATACCCAGGCTGGTCCGAATGGTAGCTACGGACAAGCTGGTGCCGACGCGTTTTTCGCCCGGCGCGATGTCCCGGACCGACTCTCGAACGGCGACGAAAACCCCTTGAGTATCTACCTCGAAAACCGCTATCCGTTTCAGACTGACGTAGAGGTGATCGACGAAATTCCTTTTCAGTTTCAACGGCGGGATATTCTGTTCAGGGCCCGGATTGGTCCGCGACAGACGCAGGTGATCCAATACGAACTTCGACCAACTCGCCGGGGCGAGTATAGTTTTGGGACCGTGAACGTGTTCGTGCGTTCACCGCTGGGCCTGGTGAAGCGCCGGTATCAGTTTGAACAGGGGAAACTGGTGGCGGTGTACCCGTCTTTTTTACAGATGCGCCAGTATGAACTGCTGGCCGCTACGAACCGCCTGAGTGAAGTGGGGATGAAGCGCATCCGGCGGCTGGGACATAGCATGGAATTTGAACAGGTGCGACCCTATACTACCGGCGACGATGTACGGACGGTGAACTGGAAGGCCACGGCTCGGCGTAGCGATCCTCGGGGGGCTTCGCTCCAGATCAACGCCTATCAGGACGAGCGGTCGCAGCCGGTTTACTGCCTGATCGATAAAGGCCGGGTTATGCAGTCACCGTTCGAGGGGCTGACCCTGCTCGACTACGCCATCAACGCCAGCCTGGTGCTGAGCAACATTGCGCTACTGAAACAGGACCGGGCGGGGATCCTTACGTTCTCTGATCATATTGGTCAAATTCTGCCGGCCGACCGCCGGTCGGGTCAGTTGCTCAAGATTCTGGAACTGCTGTACCGGCAGAGAACCCGATTTCTGGAAACAGATTACGAAAGCCTGTACGCCGGTGTCCGAACGCGCATTCGACAGCGGAGTCTGTTACTCCTGTTTACAAACTTCGAAACCGTGAACGCCCTGCACCGGCAGCTGCCCTACCTGCGCCGGCTGGCTAATGATCATCTGCTGCTCGTAATCTTTTTCGAGAACACCGAATTGCGTAGCCTGCTCGAACGACCCGCTACGGATACCGAGCAGGTGTACATGAAGACAATTGGTGAAAAATTCGCTTTCGAGAAAAAGCAAATTGTGAAAGAGCTGACTCAGTACGGTATTCAGACCATCCTGACCACGCCCCAGAATTTGACAGCGAATACGATCAACAAATACCTGGAACTGAAAGCCCGCGGGATGATCTAA
- a CDS encoding tetratricopeptide repeat protein, which yields MKELVFFCLLSVSSIAQDGAYYLRSSALMLATNRQPLDETAFFTAGRRAIPLDRLEAAGSTVQAYRARVFTYLAQKNYEEATSWMEKMADSYPREHGFIGESYLSRLHDYNRALRHLQAYDALTTRLDDMIGNNPVSYLLGLTYRSLGDHPTAIRHFSIGIDSLSAKHGDEWVNYRHFVSRAVSYLAAGQAEKALLDLTKAARNYGRSALVAYHKGRALRQLNRLAEARTAFEDASFLYKALRAERTIDYQEDEYNPVYEEEIDEILNKLKAND from the coding sequence ATGAAAGAACTGGTCTTCTTTTGTCTTCTGTCGGTCTCATCCATCGCGCAGGATGGCGCTTACTACCTGAGGTCGTCGGCGCTTATGCTGGCAACGAATCGGCAGCCCTTGGACGAGACGGCATTTTTCACCGCCGGACGACGCGCCATACCCCTGGACAGGCTGGAAGCAGCCGGGAGTACTGTACAGGCCTATCGGGCGCGGGTTTTCACGTATCTCGCGCAAAAGAACTATGAGGAAGCTACGTCATGGATGGAGAAAATGGCCGACAGTTATCCCCGGGAACATGGGTTTATCGGCGAGAGTTACCTGTCCCGGCTTCATGACTATAACCGCGCCCTGCGCCACCTACAGGCGTATGATGCGTTGACGACCAGACTCGATGATATGATCGGGAATAATCCGGTCAGTTACTTGCTGGGGCTAACATACCGAAGCCTTGGTGATCATCCAACCGCAATTCGCCACTTTAGCATCGGCATCGACTCCCTATCGGCCAAACACGGGGACGAATGGGTCAACTACCGGCATTTTGTGAGCAGAGCCGTTAGCTATCTGGCTGCCGGACAAGCAGAAAAAGCATTGCTAGATCTAACTAAGGCCGCCAGGAATTACGGACGAAGCGCCCTGGTCGCCTATCACAAAGGCCGGGCACTTCGTCAACTGAATCGGCTCGCTGAAGCCCGGACTGCTTTTGAAGACGCTTCTTTCCTGTACAAAGCCCTGCGGGCCGAACGGACCATCGACTATCAGGAAGATGAGTATAACCCCGTTTACGAGGAAGAAATAGACGAGATACTAAATAAATTGAAGGCTAACGATTGA